A genomic segment from Rhodospirillum centenum SW encodes:
- the rplS gene encoding 50S ribosomal protein L19, which translates to MNILQQLEQEQVAKLTAGKTIPAFSPGDTVRVNVKVVEGTRERVQAYEGVVIARKNAGLNSSFTVRKISYGEGVERVFPLYSPRIDSVELVRKGDVRRAKLYYLRGRTGKSARIAERTTGHGITKKDTGSEG; encoded by the coding sequence AGGTCGCCAAGCTCACCGCCGGCAAGACCATTCCGGCCTTCTCCCCGGGCGACACCGTCCGCGTGAACGTGAAGGTCGTCGAAGGCACCCGCGAGCGCGTGCAGGCCTATGAGGGCGTCGTGATCGCCCGCAAGAATGCCGGCCTGAACAGCTCCTTCACCGTCCGCAAGATCTCCTACGGCGAAGGCGTGGAGCGCGTGTTCCCGCTGTACAGCCCGCGCATCGACTCCGTCGAGCTGGTCCGCAAGGGCGATGTCCGCCGCGCCAAGCTCTATTACCTGCGCGGCCGCACCGGCAAGTCCGCCCGCATCGCCGAGCGCACCACCGGCCACGGCATCACCAAGAAGGACACCGGCAGCGAGGGCTGA
- a CDS encoding ABC-F family ATP-binding cassette domain-containing protein: MPAPGPVAARLVAEHVDFAFSPDRPLFSGLSLSLGAERVGLVGANGTGKSTLLRLLRGELRPTAGGIGRHGRLLYLAQRPDPDATVAEALGVAGRLAALSRIEAGGTDPADFETVGTDGWDLPSRMREALTRAGVPGLEAGRRLGSLSGGQATRVRLARIGLEAPDLLLLDEPSNDLDADGRSALYDLVRGWSGGLLVVSHDRTLLALMDRILELSSLGLRSYGGNHAAYRAAKAAEVAVAERRLSDAEKEAGRTARAAQEARERAARRARTGKARADGSQAPMELAKMRRDADASHSRRQRLADRQAADTAEALDAARADLERRRTLALTLPPTGLPAGKLVLRLEEVRAGWSGRPVLRGVSLTLTGPERVAVTGPNGAGKSTLLAVAAGRLSPQGGTVQRGVADIALLDQRLGDLRSGETVLQAFRRLNPDLTEHEARAALATFQFRNDAALALVEDLSGGQRLRAALAAVLGARHPPRLLLLDEPTNHLDLESLDALEQALRGYDGALLVVSHDAEFLRAIGTTRELRLPPPIPPADSGSGAGCGDCPPSP; encoded by the coding sequence ATGCCTGCCCCCGGCCCTGTGGCCGCCCGCCTCGTGGCGGAACATGTCGATTTCGCCTTCTCCCCCGACCGCCCCCTTTTCAGCGGCCTGTCCCTCAGCCTCGGTGCGGAGCGCGTCGGGCTCGTCGGCGCTAACGGGACGGGCAAGAGCACGCTGCTGCGCCTGTTGCGGGGTGAGCTGCGGCCCACGGCCGGCGGCATCGGCCGGCATGGCCGGTTACTGTACCTGGCCCAGCGGCCCGATCCCGACGCTACCGTGGCGGAGGCGCTGGGCGTCGCCGGACGGCTGGCCGCCCTGTCCCGGATCGAGGCCGGCGGAACGGACCCGGCCGACTTCGAAACGGTCGGCACGGACGGCTGGGACCTGCCGTCGCGGATGCGGGAGGCGCTGACCCGGGCCGGGGTGCCCGGCCTGGAGGCGGGGCGCCGCCTCGGCAGCCTGAGCGGCGGACAGGCGACGCGGGTGCGGCTGGCCCGGATCGGGCTGGAAGCGCCGGACCTGCTGCTCCTGGACGAACCGAGCAACGACCTGGACGCCGACGGCCGCTCGGCGCTGTACGATCTGGTGCGCGGCTGGTCGGGCGGTCTTCTGGTGGTCAGCCATGACCGGACCCTGCTGGCGCTGATGGACCGTATCCTGGAGCTGTCGTCCCTGGGGCTGCGCAGCTATGGCGGCAATCACGCCGCCTACCGGGCGGCCAAGGCGGCGGAGGTCGCGGTGGCCGAGCGGCGCCTGTCCGATGCGGAGAAGGAGGCGGGGCGGACCGCCCGCGCGGCCCAGGAGGCGCGGGAGCGCGCCGCCCGCCGCGCCCGGACCGGAAAGGCCCGGGCGGACGGTTCCCAGGCGCCGATGGAACTGGCGAAGATGCGCCGGGACGCCGATGCCAGCCACAGCCGACGCCAGCGTCTGGCCGACCGTCAGGCGGCCGACACGGCGGAGGCGCTGGACGCCGCCCGGGCGGATCTGGAGCGCCGCCGGACGCTGGCCTTGACCCTGCCCCCCACCGGCCTGCCGGCGGGCAAGCTGGTGCTGCGGCTGGAGGAGGTCCGGGCCGGCTGGAGCGGCCGGCCGGTGCTGCGGGGCGTGTCGCTGACCCTGACGGGGCCGGAGCGGGTGGCGGTGACCGGCCCCAACGGCGCCGGCAAGAGCACGCTGCTGGCCGTGGCCGCCGGCCGGCTGTCACCGCAGGGGGGAACGGTGCAGCGGGGCGTGGCGGACATCGCCCTGCTGGACCAGCGGCTCGGCGACCTGCGCAGCGGGGAGACCGTGTTGCAGGCGTTCCGCCGCCTGAACCCGGACCTGACGGAGCACGAGGCCCGGGCCGCGCTGGCCACGTTCCAGTTCCGGAACGATGCCGCCCTGGCGCTGGTGGAGGACCTTTCCGGCGGACAGCGGCTGCGGGCGGCGCTGGCCGCCGTGCTGGGCGCCCGTCATCCGCCGCGCCTCCTGCTGCTGGACGAGCCCACGAACCACCTGGACCTGGAGAGCCTGGACGCCCTGGAACAGGCCCTGCGCGGCTATGACGGTGCCTTGCTGGTCGTCAGCCACGACGCGGAGTTTCTGCGCGCCATCGGCACGACGCGGGAACTGCGTCTGCCGCCCCCTATTCCACCCGCAGATAGCGGGTCAGGTGCAGGTTGCGGAGATTGTCCTCCCAGCCCTTGA